Proteins encoded in a region of the Triplophysa dalaica isolate WHDGS20190420 chromosome 10, ASM1584641v1, whole genome shotgun sequence genome:
- the LOC130429441 gene encoding transmembrane protein 43 produces the protein MTEAFSAGEQHARVHRRKAAGFLERVSDSIGGMIAGVCLFTLSVYLLFNNEGRAVRTSLSLDEGLSQVVSLHADESLDPQNNNRLVHMSGPLHTAQPLYDPNYSVSVHAVKLKRQVEMYQWVEYTQSRDFKENGETKTETTYTYNTEWKSEVINSQHFDKEVGHMNPSAMAVESVTVEAPDVWVGKLFLSAGLMEQINDFHTLSLKGFPAFDANTFLTMYEDYFYHIANPRRPEVGDVRVRFTYAGLSGDGMYPGSAHKVSVVAMQRGNQLKPFKTRAGDTLEILYMDELSAEEVFAKEQQVNVMKTWGLRLAGWVLMFLAVSLSTRIVYTLVDWVPGLRELVSVGLKVFALCVSSSLSLLTIAAGWMFYRPLMAGLIAVLALLPVLIPHIRAPAKKSQ, from the exons ATGACGGAAGCT TTTTCAGCGGGTGAGCAGCACGCGCGCGTCCATAGGCGTAAAGCTGCCGGTTTTCTGGAGCGCGTGAGTGACAGTATAGGCGGCATGATCGCGGGTGTCTGTCTGTTCACCCTGTCTGTCTATCTGCTCTTCAACAACgag gGTCGAGCTGTGcgcacctctctctctctggatgaGGGTCTCTCACAGGTTGTGTCTCTCCATGCAGACGAGAGTTTGGATCCTCAGAATAACAATCGTCTGGTTCATATGTCTGGCCCGCTGCACACAGCTCAG CCGCTGTATGACCCAAACTACAGTGTGTCTGTACATGCAGTGAAGTTAAAGAGACAGGTGGAGATGTATCAGTGGGTGGAGTACACACAGAGCAG AGACTTTAAAGAAAACGGAGAGACTAAGACAGAAaccacatacacataca acaCCGAGTGGAAGTCAGAGGTCATTAACAGTCAACACTTTGATAAGGAGGTCGGACACATGAACCCAAG tgcgATGGCGGTGGAGAGTGTGACGGTGGAGGCTCCTGACGTGTGGGTGGGGAAACTCTTTCTGTCTGCAGGTTTAATGGAGCAGATCAATGACTTCCACACGCTGAGTCTTAAAGGATTTCCTGCATTTGATGCCAACACGTTTCTCACCATGTATGAAGATTATTTTTATCACATCGCAAACCCTCGAAGACCAGAG GTGGGAGATGTTCGTGTTCGCTTCACTTACGCCGGTCTCAGTGGTGACGGAATGTATCCTGGATCCGCCCACAAG gTGAGTGTTGTGGCCATGCAGCGGGGCAATCAGTTAAAGCCCTTTAAGACTCGTGCTGGAGACACGCTGGAGATCTTGTACATGGACGAGCTGTCAGCAGAG GAGGTGTTTGCTAAAGAGCAGCAGGTGAATGTTATGAAGACTTGGGGTTTGAGGTTGGCAGGATGGGTGCTCATGTTTCTGGCAGTCAGTCTGTCCACACGCATCGTCTACACACTGG TGGACTGGGTTCCGGGTCTCAGAGAGTTGGTATCTGTGGGTTTGAAGGTGTTTGCCCTCTGCGTCTCATCGTCTCTGTCTCTGCTCACCATCGCTGCCGGTTGGATGTTCTATCGCCCGCTGATGGCCGGACT
- the zgc:112334 gene encoding rab GDP dissociation inhibitor alpha, whose amino-acid sequence MSEFDVIVLGTGLKECVLSGLMSVSGKKVLHIDSNSYYGGESASISPLEELYKKFQVPAPAKSLGCGKEWNVDLTPKFLLASGQLVKILLYTEVTRYLDFKVVEGSFVYKGGKIHKVPCTETDTQTSDLMGMFDKRRFRKFLSFILNFDANDPRSHHDMDPHRTTMREVFRHFDLGADIIEVTGHALALHSDDDYLEQPCVSTINRIKLYSESLSRYGLSPFLYPVFGLGELPQGFVRLSAVYGNRCMLNRRVDDIIMEGGRVTAVKSEGEVFRCKQLICDPSYMPERVKKVGRVIRVICLLNHPIKNTHDATSCQIIIPQTHLNRKSDIYICMMSYSHNVASEGKYIAVVSTLMESSNPEKEVQPALSLLEPIIQKFMSISNVMVPIDDGRRSQIFISRSYDPATHFQTETDDIMDLYRRITGSELIFREPREDVDSDE is encoded by the exons ATGTCTGAGTTTGATGTGATTGTTTTAGGAACCGGATTGAAG GAATGTGTTTTATCTGGACTCATGTCTGTAAGTGGAAAGAAGGTTCTTCATATCGACTCCAACTCCTATTACGGAGGAGAAAGTGCCTCGATTTCACCTCTAGAAGAG CTCTATAAGAAGTTCCAGGTTCCCGCTCCAGCTAAATCTCTTGGATGTGGAAAAGAGTGGAATGTTGATCTGACGCCCAAATTTCTTCTGGCTAGCG GTCAGTTGGTGAAGATATTGCTGTACACAGAGGTGACGCGTTATCTGGACTTTAAGGTGGTGGAAGGAAGTTTTGTGTACAAGGGGGGGAAAATTCACAAAGTTCCCTGTACTGAGACAGACACTCAGACttcag attTGATGGGCATGTTTGACAAGCGCAGATTCAGGAAGTTTCTGTCATTCATCCTGAACTTTGATGCGAACGATCCACGAAGTCATCACGACATGGACCCTCACAGAACCACCATGAGGGAAGTCTTCCGGCACTTTGACCTGGGTGCTGATATCATCGAGGTCACAGGTCACGCGCTGGCTCTTCACAGCGATGATGA TTATCTGGAGCAGCCGTGCGTGTCCACCATTAATCGCATTAAGCTTTACTCCGAGTCTCTCTCCCGCTACGGCCTCAGCCCGTTTCTCTACCCCGTGTTCGGTCTGGGCGAGCTGCCGCAGGGCTTCGTCAG GCTCAGCGCCGTCTATGGAAACCGCTGCATGCTGAACAGACGTGTGGATGACATCATAATGGAGGGCGGGCGAGTGACGGCGGTGAAATCAGAGGGAGAG GTCTTCCGCTGTAAGCAGCTCATCTGTGACCCTAGCTACATGCCCGAGCGGGTGAAGAAAGTGGGCCGGGTCATACGAGTCATCTGTCTGCTCAACCACCCAATCAAAAACACCCATGATGCCACCTCATGTCAGATCATCATcccacaaacacatctgaacaGAAAGTCAG ATATCTACATATGTATGATGTCATACTCTCACAATGTGGCGTCAGAAGGGAAGTACATTGCTGTCGTGAGCACGCTGATGGAGAGCAGTAACCCAGAGAAAGAGGTTCAGCCCGCTCTGAGCCTGCTCGAGCCCATTATACAGAA GTTCATGTCCATCAGTAATGTGATGGTGCCCATAGACGACGGACGCAGGAGTCag ATCTTCATCTCCAGATCTTATGATCCAGCGACACACTTCCAGACGGAGACTGATGACATCATGGATCTGTACCGACGCATCACAGGCTCAGAGTTGATCTTTAGAGAGCCCAGAGAAGATGTGGACTCGGACGAGTAG
- the ndufaf3 gene encoding NADH dehydrogenase [ubiquinone] 1 alpha subcomplex assembly factor 3 isoform X1 — MCLTPCLSSGVMAATVCARLPGCVHGLRLCSRYLPVLTRSGPVRHHRLGPADDEMYHRTTVSVMQKEEQTGGAVIYSYSPQGFNINGNKVFGPCAILPPAILQWNVGCHTDITEESLSLFHLIEPPIEILVLGTGARTERLDTNVVNFLRKKGISVEVQDTPNACATFNFLSSERRIAAAGLIPPPAQTE, encoded by the exons ATGTGTCTGACACCGTGCTTGAGTTCCGGTGTCATGGCCGCGACGGTCTGCGCGAGGTTACCGGGATGCGTTCACGGACTGCGGCTCTGCTCGAGATATCTGCCGGTTCTGACCCg GAGCGGTCCGGTTCGGCACCACAGACTTGGTCCTGCAGATGATGAGATGTACCACAGGACCACAGTATCGGTGATGCAGAAAGAAGAGCAGACTGGAGGAGCCGTCATCTACAGCTACAGCCCACAAGGATTCAACATCAACGGCAACAAAGTGTTTGGACCCTGTGCCATCCTGCCACCCGCCATCCTGCAGTGGAAC GTAGGTTGTCACACAGACATCACAGAGGAGAGTTTGTCTCTTTTCCATCTGATCGAGCCGCCAATCG AGATTCTGGTTTTGGGCACAGGAGCTCGTACTGAACGTCTGGATACTAATGTAGTGAATTTCCTCAGAAAGAAAGGCATCTCTGTGGAGGTTCAGGACACA CCGAATGCATGCGCCACATTCAACTTCCTGTCGAGTGAGAGACGCATCGCAGCGGCCGGTTTGATCCCTCCTCCTGCACAGACGGAATAA
- the ndufaf3 gene encoding NADH dehydrogenase [ubiquinone] 1 alpha subcomplex assembly factor 3 isoform X2, with product MCVSMRVYGSGPVRHHRLGPADDEMYHRTTVSVMQKEEQTGGAVIYSYSPQGFNINGNKVFGPCAILPPAILQWNVGCHTDITEESLSLFHLIEPPIEILVLGTGARTERLDTNVVNFLRKKGISVEVQDTPNACATFNFLSSERRIAAAGLIPPPAQTE from the exons ATGTGTGTATCCATGCGTGTATATGG GAGCGGTCCGGTTCGGCACCACAGACTTGGTCCTGCAGATGATGAGATGTACCACAGGACCACAGTATCGGTGATGCAGAAAGAAGAGCAGACTGGAGGAGCCGTCATCTACAGCTACAGCCCACAAGGATTCAACATCAACGGCAACAAAGTGTTTGGACCCTGTGCCATCCTGCCACCCGCCATCCTGCAGTGGAAC GTAGGTTGTCACACAGACATCACAGAGGAGAGTTTGTCTCTTTTCCATCTGATCGAGCCGCCAATCG AGATTCTGGTTTTGGGCACAGGAGCTCGTACTGAACGTCTGGATACTAATGTAGTGAATTTCCTCAGAAAGAAAGGCATCTCTGTGGAGGTTCAGGACACA CCGAATGCATGCGCCACATTCAACTTCCTGTCGAGTGAGAGACGCATCGCAGCGGCCGGTTTGATCCCTCCTCCTGCACAGACGGAATAA
- the LOC130429437 gene encoding NCK-interacting protein with SH3 domain-like, giving the protein MMYRSLFAFSSAERNALRFPAGESFFILERSSAHWWLATRCSSGETGYIPASYIEKIEAPEHDEVLQSIDRAIESIHNVAMTNGGKYNLEQRDVLQKLIHHRKETLSRRSPTSSDHKQKLPSSSSEMSLSRTPLPPNGLSRAHSCQNTEREAELYQVPPHPRRAAPVTPPPPEKHRQQEPREPEVSSRVSSPSSTHSAVPPSISSASLDSVMSSDVSLPSVSSTPPPVPKRGKAPPPPAADQSSSPISQQDASYNSPASQPISSQAPPPSGQSPTPDPSEKRPAPRPMKWQPTADPQNEAKWPVAQPPVSLSPPGSPSQSSDVPMTIGPELIELVRKNTSLSYDLSRVAVGVVVGHLQGVLPKSSSDLERVLMSLVESKDVSSALPLGQVSHDEQRLQVIFSDLARHRDDAQQRSWALHEDYALIACYLEELLQILTDADPEVCKKMCRVNQFEPVLSLVSYYQMENRVSLRLLLLKVFGVMCGLDAALISTLLNSVLAMELARDLQNDTSEHDKMCYSALLMAMIFSTGEQVPLHHYDHLDASLLQFLLDVIEDGLTSDPTEQLPDLFINLLLAFNLHLSVPESNIVMQALIKRHNVKILPEKILLLLNRGEDPVCVFTHSPTAPHAVLKFLQDVLSSRDTADIFYRTDLMVMIDIAVRQISDLSPGDKMRMEYLSLMHAIMRSTDYLDHQHRLCDLQAVLQRILGEEDDSGCVDEGSSRQMDKLIVQQIYKEFPQICTN; this is encoded by the exons ATGATGTATCGCTCTCTGTTTGCCTTCAGCTCTGCGGAGCGGAACGCGCTGCGCTTCCCCGCGGGCGAATCTTTTTTCATCCTCGAGCGCAGCAGCGCGCACTGGTGGCTCGCGACGCGCTGCAGCTCCGGCGAGACGGGATACATCCCTGCGTCATATATAGAGAAGATAGAG gcTCCTGAGCACGATGAGGTTCTGCAGTCTATCGATCGAGCCATTGAGTCCATTCACAATGTGGCCATGACAAACGGAGGAAAATATAACCTGGAGCAGAGAGACGTCCTGCa GAAGTTGATCCATCACAGGAAAGAGACGCTGTCCCGAAGAAGCCCAACTTCATCCGATCACAAGCAGAAACTCCCATCATCCTCCAGTGAGATGTCTCTGAGCCGCACGCCGCTGCCGCCCAACGGTTTGAGTCGAGCTCACAGCTGtcagaacacagagagagaagcTGAACTctatcag GTTCCCCCTCATCCTCGCAGAGCTGCACCTGTAACTCCGCCTCCTccagagaaacacagacagcAGGAAcccagag aGCCAGAAGTGTCATCAAGAGTTTCCTCCCCAAGCTCCACCCACAGTGCTGTTCCTCCATCTATCAGCTCCGCCTCTTTAGACTCTGTGATGTCCTCAGACGTCAGTCTTCCCAGTGTCAGTAGTACACCTCCTCCTGTCCCGAAGCGAGGCAAGGCTCCGCCCCCTCCTGCAGCTGACCAATCCTCATCTCCAATATCCCAGCAAGATGCTTCTTATAACAGTCCGGCATCTCAGCCAATCAGCTCACAGGCCCCGCCCCCATCCGGTCAATCCCCTACTCCGGATCCTTCTGAAAAAAGGCCGGCACCTCGGCCAATGAAATGGCAGCCCACCGCTGATCCCCAGAATGAGGCCAAGTGGCCGGTTGCCCAACCTCCTGTTTCTCTCAGCCCCCCTGGCAGCCCCTCCCAGTCCTCTGATGTTCCCATGACGATCGGACCGGAGCTGATTGAATTGGTGCGGAAGAACACGAGTCTTAGTTACGACCTGTCGAGGGTCGCCGTGGGTGTGGTAGTGGGTCACCTGCAGGGCGTTCTGCCAAAGTCGTCGAGTGATCTGGAGCGTGTTCTGATGTCACTGGTGGAGAGTAAG GATGTGAGTTCAGCGCTGCCGCTCGGGCAGGTGTCTCACGACGAGCAGCGGCTGCAGGTCATCTTCAGCGATCTGGCCCGTCACCGTGACGACGCGCAGCAGCGCAGCTGGGCTCTGCATGAAGATTACGCGCTCATCGCATGTTACCTGGAGGAGTTACTGCAGATACTG ACGGATGCTGATCCTGAGGTGTGTAAGAAGATGTGTCGAGTGAACCAGTTCGAGCCGGTTCTGTCGCTGGTGTCCTACTATCAGATG GAGAATCGCGTGTCCCTGCGCCTGCTGCTGCTCAAGGTCTTTGGTGTCATGTGCGGTCTGGACGCGGCGCTCATCTCCACCCTCCTGAACTCAGTGTTGGCGATGGAGCTGGCGCGCGACCTGCAGAACGACACCAGCGAGCACGACAAGATGTGTTACAGCGCGCTGCTGATGGCCATGATCTTCTCCACGGGTGAACAGGTCCCGCTGCATCACTACG ATCATCTGGACGCAAGTCTCCTGCAGTTCCTGTTGGACGTGATTGAGGACGGATTGACCTCTGACCCCACAGAGCAGCTGCCCGACCTCTTCATCAACCTCCTGCTGGCCTTCAACCTCCACTTGAgcg tACCAGAGAGTAATATTGTCATGCAAGCGCTGATCAAGAGACACAATGTGAAGATTCTCCCAGAGAAAATTCTGCTGTTACTCAACAGAGGAG aggatcctgtgtgtgtgttcacacaCTCTCCCACCGCTCCTCACGCTGTGCTGAAGTTTCTGCAGGACGTGTTGTCCAGTCGAGACACTGCAGACATTTTCTACCGCACAGATCTGATGGTGATGATTGACATCGCAGTGAGACAGATCTCAGACCTGTCGCCCGGTGATAAA aTGCGTATGGAGTATCTGTCTCTCATGCACGCTATTATGCGTTCGACGGATTATCTGGACCATCAGCATCGGCTGTGTGACCTACAGGCAGTGCTGCAAAGGATTCTGGGAGAGGAGGATGACTCCGGTTGTGTGGACGAGGGTTCCAGCAGACAGATGGATAAACTCATCGTGCAGCAGATCTATAAAGAATTCCCTCAGATCTGTACAAACTGA
- the slc25a20 gene encoding mitochondrial carnitine/acylcarnitine carrier protein: MSKQQPISPMKNFFAGGFGGVCLVFAGHPLDTIKVRLQTQPKARPGEVLFYKGTFDCFKKTLAKEGVRGLYKGMAAPIIGVTPMFAVCFFGFGLGKMLQQKTPDDILTYPQLFAAGMLSGVFTTAIMAPGERIKCLLQIQAASGKVKYAGPMDCVKQLYRENGIRGIYKGTALTLMRDVPASGMYFMTYEWLKKILTPEGKSPTELSVPSVLFAGGMAGIFNWAVAIPPDVLKSRFQTAPEGKYPNGFRDVLRELVREEGIGSLYKGFNAVMLRAFPANAACFLGFEMAMKFLNWMAPNL; the protein is encoded by the exons ATGTCGAAGCAGCAGCCGATCAGTCCCATGAAGAATTTCTTCGCTGGTGGTTTCGGGGGAGTTTGTTTAGTGTTTGCTGGACACCCGCTGGACACTATTAAA GTGCGTCTGCAGACGCAGCCGAAGGCTCGTCCAGGTGAAGTTCTCTTTTATaaaggcacttttgactgcttTAAGAAAACTCTGGCAAAAGAG ggGGTCCGGGGTCTGTATAAGGGCATGGCGGCTCCTATCATCGGCGTCACGCCCATGTTTGCTGTGTGTTTCTTTGGCTTTGGACTCGGCAAGATGCTTCAGCAGAAAACACCAGACGACATTCTGAC ATATCCACAGTTGTTTGCAGCAGGAATGCTGTCAGGTGTGTTCACGACGGCCATCATGGCTCCAGGAGAGAGAATCAAATGTTTGCTGCAG atccagGCTGCGTCGGGTAAGGTGAAATATGCCGGGCCAATGGATTGTGTCAAACAGCTGTACAGAGAAAACGGCATCCGTGGCATTTATAAAGGAACAGCGCTGACGCTCATGAGAG ATGTGCCGGCCAGTGGAATGTACTTCATGACGTACGAGTGGCTGAAAAAAATCCTCACACCAGAGGGCAAGAG tccCACAGAGTTGAGTGTTCCCAGTGTTCTGTTTGCTGGTGGGATGGCTGGCATCTTTAACTGGGCTGTTGCGATTCCTCCTGACGTCCTGAAGTCTCGTTTCCAGACGg ctcctgAGGGTAAATATCCCAACGGTTTCCGGGATGTCCTGAGAGAGTTGGTTCGGGAGGAGGGGATCGGCTCGCTCTATAAAGGTTTTAACGCTGTGATGCTCCGAGCGTTTCCGGCTAATGCG gCGTGTTTTCTCGGTTTTGAAATGGCTATGAAGTTTTTAAACTGGATGGCTCCTAATCTGTGA